In the genome of Candidatus Hydrogenedentota bacterium, the window CCCAGACCAGCAGTCCGCAACCGCGTTGTTGACAAATTGCCACGGAGCGGGCGGCAAAATATCCGGCGTCGAGCCCTTGATGGTGCGAATCCACAGAAAACTCGGCAGGACAAGCAGTCCGTTCGCGACGAACCAGGCCACCGTGGGTTTGCGAAGGCGTCGCGCGAACAGAAGGAAAAGCCCCTGGGCCACCAACAGGAAACAACCGAACAGATGCGTCCAGATGAGCAGGACGTTCGCCGCGCAATGCAGTATCCATCCCGTTCGCGTAGGACGTTGAATCAGCATCGCAAACGTGTACAGCGATGCCGCGGAAAAAAGCATGGTCAGCGCATAATTCCGAATTTCCTGCCCCTGGTAGATGTGGACGCCGGACAGGGTGAAGCAAAGCGCGGCGATCAATCCGGCATGGCGACCGAACAGTGTCCGCCCCGCCAGATATAAAAGCGGAATTGTCAGCACACTGAACAGGACGGAAAGCAGCCGGACTGTCACGATCGAATCGCCGACGCTGTTGGCCCAGAAATATTGGAGGGCATAATAGACGGGCACCATATTCCAATTGGCGGGTTTCTGGGTGCGGATGCAGGTGGCCACGTCGGGATCGCCGGTGTGCGACACGCTGATCCATTCATCGTACCACACCGACTGCGCCGGCAGGTTATAGGCGCGCAGTGCGAATCCCGCCAACATCAGCAAGATCACGAAATTCAGGGACAGACACCGAATTTCCACATGTCCGGTTCTCTTCGAGTGCGGGAGCTGGAAATTCGGTGTCTGTCCCTGAATTTCCGGCATGGCGATCACCCCGCCATTTCGGACAGCGGCAGCAAAACGGTAAAGGTCACGCCCTCCCCTTCCCTGGAATTCAACAGAATACGTCCGCCGTGATCGCTGACAATACCGTACGAGACGCTCAACCCAAGCCCAGTGCCCTCGCCGATGCCTTTTGTCGTAAAAAACGGATCGAAGACCTTGGACTGGATGGCCTCCGGAATCGCCGGGCCGTCGTTGTGGAAGATGATTTCGACGAAGCGGCCCTTGACGCCCGTGCGGATGGCAAGGCGTTTCCCGCCGTTTTCGACCGTGGCGAGCGCCTGCTGCGCATTGTTGATGATGTTGAGGAACACACGCTGCATTTCGTGCGTGTCGGCGAGGACGCTGGGCAGATCATCCGCCAGCGTCACGTCCACCGTGATCCCGTCTATGCGCAACTGGTATTCCCGCAGCGCCAGCGTGTCGGCGAGCACATCGTTGATGTTGCAGATCTGTTTCTCGGAATCGTGATGCCGCGCGAAACTCAACAGGTTCTGGACAATCCGCCGGCAGCGTTCGGCTTCCGACATGATATGCTCCAAGCGCGACCGGACGGCGGGGTCCACCTTCCCCTTGTTGAGCAGCTGGGCATAGCCGAGAATGCCGGTCAGCGGGTTGTTCAGTTCATGCGCGACACCCGCCACAATCTCGCCGATCGCACTCAGTTTCTCCGTCTGGATGAGATTCTGCTGCAACGCGGCCTGCATGCTGATGTCAACCATCAGGAGGATCAGGCGATCGGGCTGTTCCGAATCGAGCCGGGCCGGCACCACCGTGATGTCGCAATGCATCTTCGCCCCAAATTGGGACACGAGGCGGATATTGGGCCACGTTTCCCTGGGGCGCTCGAAGGCCTGAACCAGCATTTCGGCCAAGCCGGACGGCGCCTCTGCGCAAAGCGTCGTGAAAAAATGCCCGGCC includes:
- a CDS encoding histidine kinase dimerization/phospho-acceptor domain-containing protein, with product MISLDVLLKERARVLASSIAEQHDVPRAAPALAAVVESLAEGFDRLKSVDVKPLRVLGLDDWIVAKLLRALVFELIEMFRRELPGEEARAAIVALRKCMQGAIPIPPVHPDDRRFFRQLMQSDDPQAVPDPARLLELFHDLTLTSNDIVYVHDMNGTLLYVSAPGLSLARFDFEDVSQGVTVYDLIAPEYVALIESRLEAPGAVSRAPYVSEVYTKDGDRIPIELTTRCLSHQGRPVGVIGLARDLRLARRLEKEITRSRQLIEAIFEHAPIGILLLDPQGMVVEANPAAVALFGAPNIHALAGHFFTTLCAEAPSGLAEMLVQAFERPRETWPNIRLVSQFGAKMHCDITVVPARLDSEQPDRLILLMVDISMQAALQQNLIQTEKLSAIGEIVAGVAHELNNPLTGILGYAQLLNKGKVDPAVRSRLEHIMSEAERCRRIVQNLLSFARHHDSEKQICNINDVLADTLALREYQLRIDGITVDVTLADDLPSVLADTHEMQRVFLNIINNAQQALATVENGGKRLAIRTGVKGRFVEIIFHNDGPAIPEAIQSKVFDPFFTTKGIGEGTGLGLSVSYGIVSDHGGRILLNSREGEGVTFTVLLPLSEMAG